In Fluviicola taffensis DSM 16823, the following are encoded in one genomic region:
- a CDS encoding carbonic anhydrase, protein MKEIFEGNKAWVEETLAKDPTFFDNLSKGQTPEYLWIGCSDSRVPANEIVNLPPGSIFVQRNIANQVINSDMNLLSVVYYAVKYLKVKHILVVGHYGCGGVAAAMSNKSFGFLDNWLVSIKNVYMKHQHELDGINDEALRTDRLVELNAIEQARNMAKISFIQEEWQNDNKLEIHAMVYSLKDGRLRDLEKSFNNSNDLKGVFQVNQF, encoded by the coding sequence ATGAAAGAGATATTTGAAGGAAACAAAGCATGGGTCGAAGAAACATTAGCAAAAGACCCTACATTTTTTGACAATTTATCAAAAGGTCAAACACCAGAATATTTATGGATTGGTTGTTCAGATAGTCGTGTTCCTGCGAATGAAATCGTAAATCTTCCTCCAGGAAGTATTTTTGTACAACGTAATATTGCCAATCAAGTAATTAATTCCGACATGAACCTATTGAGTGTCGTTTATTATGCAGTGAAATACTTGAAAGTGAAACACATTTTAGTTGTTGGGCATTATGGTTGTGGTGGCGTTGCTGCAGCAATGAGCAATAAAAGTTTTGGCTTTTTAGACAACTGGTTGGTGAGTATTAAGAATGTTTACATGAAACACCAACATGAATTAGACGGAATCAATGATGAAGCCTTACGTACAGATCGTTTAGTGGAGTTAAATGCTATCGAACAAGCACGAAACATGGCTAAAATTTCATTTATTCAAGAAGAATGGCAGAACGATAACAAGTTAGAAATTCATGCCATGGTTTATAGCTTAAAAGATGGAAGATTGCGTGATTTGGAAAAATCATTCAACAATTCAAATGATTTGAAAGGTGTATTTCAGGTTAACCAGTTTTAG
- a CDS encoding T9SS type A sorting domain-containing protein produces the protein MKEMRVLVIICFLLGTKSVFSQVYIGESKIQKTIQTKAASCAPASKTTFIDYNNVRAMVHTAGNLWQVPGQNFSQYEIPKNSKIMCFFTSALWLGGTDVNGQLKLAALRYRTGQDYWTGPLANGTAEIDADECLKYDNHFTSSKDVVKQFDAWYNAGVLDQQNGTNLQTTNFPNYQVPDFIKNWPAHGDVSKGQDYNLAPFFDRDNDGEYEWQEGDYPWYDINGTKNCKTDRRVSLYGDFNMWWVMNDKGNIHTESQGEPIGMEIRAQAFAFATNDDVNNMTFYNYELINRGTQTLFETYFGVFVDGALGDPFDDYVGCDVSRGLGYFYNGDSYDGENQGFYGYGANPPAAGVDFFEGPYQDNDSIDNSYGIGAGEALNGIGYGDGIVDNERFGMRRFLYYINAGAGTSPNQTDPTSAFHYYCFLRGRWKDNTPFYYGGNGHISDPTVNPSVTCDFMFPDDTDPLGWGTGGIPQPDWTEETANNLPYDRRFLQSAGPFILKPGAVNNITVGMVWARSLGGGPFESVNTLRVADDKAQALFENCFRVLEGPHAPDMSGQELKNELILYLSNNSASNNEREDYMEFDPLIVATDSTADKNYRFQGYLIYQLYKSNVSVSDLEDQTKARLVAQVDIKDGVKRLINFEFDENLLATFPVEKVVGADLGIRHSFRVTEDLFASGDRRLINFKRYYYMAISYAHNNYKSYDPTDPNALDGQKKPFLGSRKAAIGEVKVLELIPHDPSPESMGTMHLASYGITPRITRLDGTGNGSRSLELTTASEDAIVANGFKDKLEYDYNGGPINVKVVDPLNVVGGYFECKFRNYVGVSGNGITEIKGIDTSSWVINRYDTEGGNLLDSVTSDVTIKQGNEQVVPKWGVSIEIFQDKYYYPVAPNSAFYLYTDPLSSSISYSDSTKRWLDFVEDDASLTPRNWLRTGTYAPVQATDCDTWGGASYLNPCCFSDEIGLDPKEKYNKLLGGGVGPHKLTGYQCDFMPLAYPTNYGGIPIARTNASIKSLPSVDIVMTPDKTKWTRCVVVELGRDANLNQGGGLPGRPRASASVDKNGNPDGTPTTGMGWFPGYAIDLETGARLHMAFGENSFLGGDNGADMVWNPSSRQTDGNGLYVNGGNQPIWVFGVNINNEGCPYYDGTNTWVYDQFQIATNTSYKKLYTSLMWIANTITAPGHSVLESTARLKLRVNKQYADFTATGLNGGKPMYSWSMNDLQTTTGSRDALASALDLINVVPNPYYAFSEYERSKVDNRIKIINLPKTCTVTIYTTSGKLVNQFKKDYDVTFIDWALTNNIGIPVASGVYLIHVDVPGVGERVLKSFIAMRKLDIEGF, from the coding sequence ATGAAAGAAATGCGAGTATTAGTGATTATTTGTTTTTTGTTAGGAACAAAATCAGTGTTTTCTCAGGTTTATATTGGAGAGAGTAAGATTCAGAAAACCATTCAAACGAAAGCAGCGAGTTGTGCTCCAGCAAGCAAGACAACCTTCATAGACTACAATAATGTGCGGGCTATGGTTCATACAGCAGGTAATTTATGGCAAGTTCCAGGTCAAAATTTCTCGCAATATGAGATTCCTAAAAATTCGAAAATCATGTGTTTTTTCACTTCAGCTCTTTGGCTTGGTGGAACAGATGTGAATGGACAATTGAAATTAGCAGCATTGCGTTACCGAACAGGACAGGATTATTGGACGGGTCCACTAGCTAATGGTACCGCAGAAATAGATGCTGATGAATGTTTGAAATACGACAATCATTTCACTTCGAGTAAAGATGTTGTGAAACAATTTGACGCTTGGTATAATGCGGGTGTTTTAGACCAACAAAACGGAACAAACTTACAGACAACAAACTTCCCCAATTATCAGGTTCCCGATTTTATTAAAAATTGGCCAGCTCATGGAGATGTTTCAAAGGGTCAAGATTACAACTTGGCACCTTTTTTTGACAGAGATAATGATGGTGAATATGAGTGGCAAGAAGGAGATTATCCTTGGTACGACATTAATGGGACGAAAAATTGTAAGACAGATAGACGAGTTTCACTATATGGTGATTTCAATATGTGGTGGGTGATGAATGATAAAGGAAATATTCATACGGAATCACAAGGTGAACCAATTGGAATGGAAATTAGAGCGCAAGCTTTTGCATTTGCTACGAATGATGATGTTAACAACATGACTTTCTACAATTATGAATTGATTAATCGTGGAACGCAAACTTTATTTGAAACTTATTTCGGGGTTTTTGTTGATGGCGCATTGGGTGATCCTTTTGATGATTATGTGGGCTGTGACGTTAGCCGTGGCCTTGGATATTTCTACAATGGAGATTCTTACGATGGCGAAAATCAAGGGTTTTATGGATATGGAGCAAATCCGCCAGCAGCTGGGGTAGATTTTTTTGAAGGTCCTTATCAAGACAATGATTCTATCGATAATAGCTATGGGATTGGTGCAGGTGAAGCACTGAACGGAATCGGTTACGGAGATGGTATTGTGGATAATGAACGTTTTGGAATGCGGCGATTTTTATACTACATAAATGCTGGTGCAGGAACGAGTCCAAATCAAACGGATCCAACTAGTGCTTTTCATTATTATTGTTTTTTAAGAGGAAGATGGAAAGATAATACGCCGTTTTATTATGGAGGTAATGGTCATATTTCTGATCCAACAGTTAATCCAAGTGTAACGTGTGATTTTATGTTCCCAGATGATACTGATCCATTGGGTTGGGGAACAGGTGGAATTCCACAGCCTGATTGGACAGAAGAAACGGCAAATAATTTACCTTACGACAGACGGTTTTTACAATCTGCAGGTCCGTTTATATTAAAGCCAGGTGCAGTTAATAACATTACGGTTGGTATGGTTTGGGCAAGATCATTAGGTGGTGGTCCATTTGAATCTGTAAATACCTTGCGAGTAGCTGATGATAAAGCTCAAGCCCTCTTTGAAAATTGCTTCCGCGTATTAGAAGGTCCGCACGCTCCTGATATGAGTGGTCAGGAATTAAAGAATGAATTAATACTTTATCTTTCGAACAATTCGGCTTCAAATAATGAACGGGAAGATTATATGGAGTTTGATCCCTTGATTGTTGCAACAGATTCAACTGCTGATAAGAATTACCGCTTTCAAGGATATCTGATTTATCAGCTATACAAATCGAATGTGAGTGTTTCTGATTTGGAAGATCAAACAAAGGCTCGATTAGTTGCTCAAGTAGATATTAAGGACGGAGTAAAACGATTAATAAATTTTGAATTTGATGAGAATTTGCTAGCTACTTTTCCAGTAGAAAAAGTAGTTGGGGCTGATTTAGGAATACGTCACTCTTTTAGAGTGACAGAGGATTTATTCGCGTCAGGAGATAGAAGACTCATTAATTTCAAGCGCTATTATTACATGGCGATATCTTATGCTCACAACAATTATAAAAGCTATGATCCCACAGATCCAAATGCTTTAGACGGACAGAAAAAACCATTTTTGGGAAGTCGAAAAGCTGCTATTGGCGAAGTAAAAGTATTGGAATTGATTCCTCATGACCCGTCACCAGAATCGATGGGAACCATGCATTTAGCTTCCTATGGAATTACGCCACGTATTACGCGTCTAGACGGAACAGGAAATGGTTCTAGATCCTTGGAATTAACAACAGCATCTGAGGATGCGATTGTAGCTAATGGCTTCAAAGATAAATTGGAGTATGACTACAATGGCGGTCCAATCAATGTGAAAGTTGTTGATCCCTTGAATGTTGTAGGCGGTTACTTTGAGTGTAAATTCCGTAATTATGTTGGTGTTTCAGGAAATGGAATTACCGAGATTAAAGGAATTGACACATCTAGTTGGGTTATTAACAGGTATGATACAGAAGGGGGTAATTTATTGGATTCCGTAACATCTGATGTAACGATTAAACAAGGGAATGAGCAGGTAGTTCCCAAATGGGGAGTTTCGATTGAGATTTTCCAAGATAAGTACTACTACCCTGTAGCACCTAATTCAGCTTTTTATTTGTACACAGATCCCTTGTCTTCGTCGATTTCGTATTCAGATTCCACAAAGCGGTGGTTGGATTTTGTAGAAGATGATGCATCCTTGACACCAAGAAACTGGTTACGAACGGGGACTTATGCCCCTGTTCAAGCAACAGATTGTGATACTTGGGGAGGCGCGAGTTATTTGAATCCATGTTGTTTCTCCGATGAGATAGGTCTTGATCCAAAGGAGAAGTACAACAAATTATTGGGTGGGGGAGTAGGTCCACACAAGTTGACAGGTTACCAATGTGATTTCATGCCATTGGCTTATCCGACAAATTATGGAGGAATACCGATTGCTCGTACTAATGCATCGATCAAATCGTTACCTAGCGTAGATATCGTTATGACTCCAGATAAGACAAAATGGACTCGTTGTGTGGTTGTAGAACTAGGTCGCGATGCGAATTTGAATCAAGGAGGAGGTTTACCAGGTCGTCCTCGGGCATCCGCATCAGTAGACAAGAATGGAAATCCTGACGGAACTCCAACTACAGGTATGGGTTGGTTCCCAGGTTATGCAATTGATTTGGAAACAGGCGCACGTTTGCACATGGCTTTTGGAGAGAATTCGTTCTTAGGAGGAGACAATGGAGCAGACATGGTTTGGAATCCATCAAGCAGACAGACAGACGGAAATGGGTTGTATGTAAATGGAGGTAACCAACCGATTTGGGTATTTGGAGTAAACATCAACAATGAGGGTTGTCCTTATTACGATGGCACGAACACGTGGGTTTACGATCAATTCCAAATAGCAACAAATACTTCCTACAAGAAATTGTATACAAGTTTGATGTGGATTGCTAACACGATTACAGCACCAGGTCATAGCGTTTTGGAGTCCACAGCACGATTGAAATTGCGAGTAAACAAGCAATATGCTGATTTTACAGCAACGGGACTTAATGGAGGTAAACCAATGTATTCTTGGTCGATGAATGATTTACAAACCACGACAGGAAGTAGAGATGCTTTGGCAAGCGCATTGGATTTAATCAATGTTGTTCCAAATCCTTACTATGCATTTTCCGAATACGAGCGGAGTAAAGTCGATAATCGCATAAAAATTATCAATCTCCCTAAAACATGTACAGTTACCATTTATACTACTTCAGGCAAGCTTGTTAATCAATTTAAGAAGGATTATGATGTTACTTTTATAGACTGGGCATTGACTAATAATATCGGTATTCCAGTTGCAAGTGGGGTTTACTTGATTCATGTGGATGTTCCAGGTGTTGGAGAACGAGTGCTTAAATCATTCATAGCAATGCGGAAGTTGGATATCGAAGGGTTTTAA
- a CDS encoding RNA polymerase sigma factor yields the protein MFQKKSHTTFNEAKQIALAQKDHRHFGPLYERYFEQLFRFIFKRLGGNEELAGDLVQQCFMKAMANITKYEDRGLPFSAWLYRIAQNEVNMFFRSEKKNYTVEITDKQIFTILEENGENTTKQEDLDQLIEIINNLDDVQTDLIELRFFQELSFKEIADIYQISEANAKMRIYRLLEKINTNWKRES from the coding sequence TTGTTTCAAAAGAAATCACATACTACATTTAACGAAGCCAAACAAATAGCCCTTGCTCAAAAAGACCACCGGCACTTTGGACCTTTATACGAACGTTATTTCGAGCAATTGTTCCGATTTATCTTCAAAAGACTTGGAGGAAACGAAGAACTAGCTGGAGATTTGGTGCAGCAATGCTTTATGAAAGCTATGGCGAATATTACAAAGTACGAAGACCGAGGACTTCCATTCAGTGCTTGGCTATATCGAATTGCGCAAAACGAAGTCAACATGTTTTTTCGATCTGAAAAGAAAAATTATACCGTAGAAATAACTGACAAACAAATCTTTACCATTTTAGAAGAAAATGGAGAAAACACAACCAAACAAGAAGATTTAGATCAACTGATTGAAATTATCAATAACTTAGATGATGTTCAAACTGATTTAATAGAATTACGATTTTTTCAAGAACTCAGTTTTAAGGAAATTGCAGACATTTATCAAATTTCTGAAGCCAATGCTAAAATGAGAATTTACCGTTTATTGGAAAAAATCAATACAAATTGGAAACGCGAATCATGA
- a CDS encoding DNA alkylation repair protein: protein MIEETITQLEAIFEPFRNAKRAETAQAYLKDQFPFIGMKTEVRRSAQKKWVDSLKNIDERIIRWEIIRALFEKKEREYHYVAIDYLNSWPKHYFSPEDAEELRWILSTHSWWDSVDAIASNYLGKWAKFYPEKARETFEKWRFDESFWMQRSCLIYQLKYRDEVDSLYLEHLIQQMNGNKEFFIQKAIGWSLRQLSKYKPEDVVEILANNPIKGLALREASKYLD from the coding sequence ATGATTGAAGAGACAATCACTCAACTTGAAGCCATTTTTGAACCATTTAGGAATGCCAAACGTGCAGAAACTGCTCAGGCTTATCTAAAAGATCAGTTTCCATTTATCGGAATGAAAACAGAAGTTCGAAGAAGTGCTCAGAAAAAATGGGTTGATTCTCTCAAAAATATTGACGAACGTATCATACGATGGGAAATTATTCGCGCTCTTTTTGAGAAAAAAGAGCGCGAATACCATTATGTAGCTATTGATTATTTAAATTCTTGGCCAAAACACTACTTCTCTCCAGAAGATGCAGAAGAATTAAGATGGATACTTAGCACACATTCTTGGTGGGACAGTGTGGATGCAATCGCTTCAAATTATTTAGGAAAATGGGCAAAATTTTATCCTGAAAAAGCACGAGAAACTTTCGAAAAATGGCGTTTTGATGAATCTTTTTGGATGCAGCGTAGTTGTTTAATTTATCAATTGAAATACAGAGATGAAGTCGATAGTTTATACTTGGAACACTTGATTCAGCAGATGAATGGGAACAAAGAGTTCTTTATTCAAAAAGCCATTGGCTGGTCACTCCGACAATTATCCAAATACAAACCGGAAGATGTAGTCGAGATACTTGCCAACAACCCAATTAAAGGATTGGCATTGAGGGAAGCGAGTAAATACCTTGACTAA
- a CDS encoding thymidine kinase, with protein MMFLEQIPSEARQNGWIEVICGSMFSGKTEELIRRLKRVEFAQQKLILFKPAIDNRYHEEQVVSHKGSSLEAIPVKDSSEIIKHWKKERIVAIDEAQFFDAGLVQVCANLAKQGVRVIIAGLDMDYLGKPFGPMPDLLCMAEYVTKVHAICVSCGNLAQYSHRTTKDEGQVLVGAVEKYEPLCRSCYNKIEH; from the coding sequence ATGATGTTTTTAGAGCAAATTCCTTCTGAAGCAAGACAAAACGGATGGATTGAAGTGATCTGCGGATCGATGTTTTCTGGAAAAACGGAAGAATTAATCCGTCGGTTGAAACGGGTCGAATTTGCCCAACAAAAGCTAATTCTTTTCAAGCCAGCGATTGACAATCGCTATCACGAAGAACAAGTGGTTAGCCATAAAGGATCTTCCTTGGAGGCAATTCCGGTGAAGGATTCATCTGAAATTATCAAGCATTGGAAAAAAGAACGTATTGTAGCTATTGATGAAGCTCAGTTTTTTGACGCTGGTTTGGTTCAGGTTTGTGCGAATTTAGCGAAACAAGGTGTCCGCGTAATTATTGCTGGGTTGGATATGGATTATTTGGGTAAACCTTTCGGGCCAATGCCAGACCTTTTGTGCATGGCAGAATATGTAACAAAAGTGCACGCCATTTGCGTTTCATGTGGTAACTTAGCACAGTACTCACATCGAACAACAAAGGACGAAGGACAAGTATTGGTTGGAGCCGTTGAAAAATACGAACCTCTTTGTCGCAGTTGTTACAATAAAATTGAGCATTGA
- a CDS encoding SulP family inorganic anion transporter produces MKNLFKTWKQDIPAGLVVFLVAVPLCLGIALASEAPVFSGLIAGIIGGVVVGSISGSAIGVSGPAAGLTAIVATAITDLGSFELFLAAVVFAGIFQLILGIIKAGFISFYFPNVVIKGMLAAIGLLIIFKQIPHAIGYDKDFEGDESFFQADGHNTFSELFYSLNYISIPAVVICLVSVLVLILWDKKFIQKTFLKFVPGPLIVVLIGIIATISLQETSWNLIPKHRVDLGINGKSFGELFTFPDFSQLGNYKLYLTAATLAVVASLETLLSLDAADKLDNKKRITSGNRELLAQGFGNIASGLIGGLPVTQVVVRTSANVNSGGTNKLATIFHGVLIAVAVLSIPHVFSFVPYASLAAILIMVGFKLAKPTLFKKVFKEGWLQFIPFIVTIIGILLTDLLIGISIGLGVSFLVILYYNFKLSHYLSVEDDIYHIRLTEHMTFLNKASLIETLLKIPNNVKVIIDESKAKFIANDIIESIEDFKIRAQDKNIEIEIITPKESKYERDI; encoded by the coding sequence ATGAAGAATTTATTTAAAACTTGGAAGCAGGATATTCCTGCTGGCCTAGTTGTTTTTTTAGTTGCAGTTCCGCTATGTCTTGGAATTGCCTTAGCCTCTGAGGCACCTGTATTTTCTGGCTTGATAGCTGGAATTATTGGAGGTGTAGTAGTAGGAAGTATTTCTGGATCGGCAATCGGCGTTTCTGGTCCAGCAGCTGGATTGACGGCCATTGTAGCTACAGCAATTACTGATTTGGGTTCTTTCGAACTCTTTTTAGCGGCTGTTGTTTTTGCTGGAATTTTTCAACTCATTCTTGGCATTATAAAAGCTGGTTTTATTTCTTTTTACTTTCCAAATGTGGTGATTAAAGGAATGCTCGCAGCAATTGGACTTTTGATTATATTCAAGCAAATTCCTCATGCTATTGGATATGACAAAGATTTTGAAGGAGATGAAAGCTTTTTTCAAGCTGACGGTCACAATACTTTTTCGGAACTTTTTTACAGCTTAAATTACATCTCCATTCCAGCAGTTGTGATTTGTTTAGTTTCTGTATTGGTACTCATTCTTTGGGATAAGAAATTTATTCAAAAAACCTTCTTGAAATTTGTTCCTGGACCACTCATTGTGGTATTGATTGGAATCATTGCTACCATTTCATTGCAAGAGACTTCATGGAATTTAATTCCAAAACACCGCGTGGATTTGGGAATAAACGGCAAATCATTTGGGGAGCTTTTTACTTTCCCAGATTTTAGCCAATTGGGAAATTACAAATTGTACCTTACAGCTGCTACTTTAGCTGTTGTAGCAAGTTTGGAAACACTCTTAAGTTTGGATGCAGCAGATAAATTGGACAATAAGAAGCGAATCACATCTGGAAACAGAGAGTTATTAGCTCAAGGATTTGGAAATATTGCTTCGGGATTAATTGGTGGATTGCCTGTAACACAAGTGGTAGTTCGAACATCTGCAAACGTAAATTCAGGTGGAACCAATAAACTAGCAACCATCTTTCATGGTGTATTGATTGCCGTTGCGGTACTTTCCATCCCTCATGTTTTCAGTTTTGTTCCTTATGCTTCATTGGCAGCAATTCTAATCATGGTCGGATTTAAACTGGCAAAACCAACGCTTTTCAAGAAAGTGTTCAAAGAAGGATGGTTGCAATTCATTCCATTTATTGTTACAATCATTGGTATTCTTTTGACCGATTTGTTAATTGGAATTTCAATTGGATTAGGCGTTTCATTTTTAGTGATTCTCTACTACAATTTTAAATTATCTCACTACCTTTCGGTAGAAGACGACATTTACCACATTCGTTTAACAGAGCACATGACCTTTTTAAATAAAGCGTCATTGATTGAAACATTGCTTAAGATACCCAACAATGTAAAGGTGATTATTGATGAAAGTAAAGCTAAATTCATCGCTAATGACATTATTGAGTCAATCGAAGACTTTAAAATACGAGCACAAGATAAAAACATAGAAATAGAAATTATAACTCCAAAAGAATCAAAATATGAAAGAGATATTTGA
- a CDS encoding M28 family metallopeptidase yields MHKILHLLFFLPVLGFAQVEQGRLTAEKLCSPSFHGRGYVNGGDSIASSFIADEFEKMGCQFFKNTPFQPFQFKVNTFSNNMAVSVNGKVLVPGKEFVVDPSCPMFYKDSLRVFRITTDDLFKPKSLKNKISQASIGGSKAGVSFAFHFSLWKGDTLKKAQELAKSLGSSMPIIELTDTKFTWSVSQEQRQFALLQVQSSALDASLDEWVFKVKIDAKVVNHTARNVIAYVPAKKKSKNYFVFSAHYDHLGQMGQEAYFPGGNDNASGTALLLEMARYYVKNPSNVNIVFIAFAGEEVGLLGSKYYTENPVFPLKDIQFLFNLDIMGSGEEGATVVNATLFPEQFEVLKSINEKQQYLPKVASRGAAANSDHYFFTQKGVPAFFMYTMGPNKHYHDVYDTYEELSFNKFNGIYQLLIDFEKVICWKR; encoded by the coding sequence ATGCATAAGATTCTTCACCTTCTGTTCTTTCTTCCAGTACTTGGTTTTGCTCAAGTTGAGCAAGGTCGTTTGACCGCTGAAAAATTATGTTCTCCATCATTTCATGGTCGCGGATATGTGAATGGAGGTGATTCAATTGCTTCAAGTTTTATTGCTGATGAATTCGAGAAAATGGGATGTCAATTTTTTAAGAACACTCCTTTTCAACCTTTTCAATTTAAAGTCAATACATTCTCAAATAACATGGCTGTTTCCGTAAATGGAAAAGTGCTTGTCCCTGGAAAAGAGTTTGTGGTTGATCCTTCTTGTCCGATGTTTTACAAAGACAGTCTAAGAGTTTTTCGCATCACCACAGATGATTTATTCAAACCGAAAAGTTTGAAAAATAAGATTAGTCAGGCATCAATAGGTGGTTCGAAAGCAGGAGTGAGTTTTGCATTTCATTTTAGCTTGTGGAAAGGAGATACCTTAAAAAAAGCCCAAGAATTGGCAAAAAGTTTGGGTTCATCCATGCCAATTATTGAATTGACGGACACAAAATTTACGTGGAGTGTGAGTCAGGAACAGCGCCAATTTGCATTACTTCAAGTTCAGTCAAGTGCTTTAGATGCATCATTGGATGAGTGGGTTTTCAAAGTGAAAATAGATGCGAAGGTTGTGAATCACACGGCAAGAAATGTCATTGCTTATGTTCCTGCAAAGAAGAAATCGAAGAACTATTTCGTCTTCAGCGCACATTACGATCATCTCGGTCAAATGGGACAAGAAGCTTATTTCCCAGGTGGAAATGATAATGCTTCAGGAACTGCTCTCTTATTGGAAATGGCTCGTTATTACGTGAAAAATCCATCGAATGTAAACATTGTTTTCATCGCATTTGCTGGAGAAGAAGTAGGTTTGCTCGGAAGTAAATATTACACTGAGAATCCTGTTTTTCCATTAAAAGATATTCAGTTTTTGTTCAATCTCGATATTATGGGAAGTGGAGAAGAAGGTGCAACAGTTGTAAATGCGACCTTATTTCCAGAGCAGTTTGAAGTGTTGAAATCCATCAATGAAAAGCAACAATATTTGCCAAAAGTGGCTTCGAGAGGAGCAGCAGCCAATTCAGATCATTATTTCTTTACTCAAAAAGGTGTTCCAGCATTCTTCATGTATACCATGGGACCAAATAAGCATTACCACGATGTGTATGATACTTACGAAGAATTGAGTTTCAACAAGTTCAATGGAATCTATCAGTTGTTGATTGATTTCGAGAAAGTGATTTGCTGGAAGCGTTAA